A stretch of the Panicum virgatum strain AP13 chromosome 9N, P.virgatum_v5, whole genome shotgun sequence genome encodes the following:
- the LOC120688097 gene encoding uncharacterized protein LOC120688097 produces the protein MSKALEKSSPDGTTPTSSASPPESKKHEKTVPNYLRASRGSCHDFCKYGHKNPSEEEPNLSGGRKKLPAHLKILSLHRSAILDRSKDVRNTSLSRTKSSISLGEAVRDAPRIASANRKGVASNEHMVPLTATAAENKTLNSDGRKKYSTLVPTNLRYSDGLKKNDKRGTMPAKGAIFPAKSKFPEKASLEKSITVGKVTTVNQPRHKKPGSYPSKLNMIKQVPVPSQSSSHYLLSKDKSTTKGKVASPAATITRGRAKPEQSATRSSDAIIKGKQGVNMSGSSLSVEPKLIASVEKPKDDMQIRSYSIESTVAELSPDATENGVNSQPASEETSKSISDNDGVGSTEKSESIAGEAHLESAITLELQQSLDGQEFNAMLGESDLEHKLAEQNIIHSQASKDEDRQADDVALCQLSEHIIVVENADVYDSVLIESNSKIEDDQVEVNAPVESLISEGKDKVAVSEDFGTSPELLAIDEKHAEEPDSCLDFASGNAQENAKADEVFDARVNNNTSHCQSISETSSDGEVLEEPKSMLIEPSDSAIGELASVNDENTFEGDGLKSEVFISQSPEELSNDEFFEEYDFESSESDESGTEDEEATINIDRGESLKSGDPRQRRISTVELDDASLTPYKMKFKRGKIVELPPDSSGPRRLKFRRKSANEVSNRETQQTRRIYKRNSTSNVVPTNPDMESPGVKLRHQDAQEKKDAQGLFNNVIEETASKLVESRKSKVKALVGAFETVISLQDGKPTSSAQQAGSSQDLFPNDEDNAPEEAE, from the coding sequence ATGTCCAAAGCTTTGGAAAAGAGTTCACCTGATGGCACCACACCTACAAGTTCAGCTTCACCTCCAGAGTCAAAAAAGCATGAGAAGACCGTGCCAAATTATCTCAGAGCTTCTAGAGGCTCATGCCATGATTTTTGCAAGTATGGACACAAAAATCCTTCTGAAGAGGAGCCGAATTTATCAGgaggaagaaagaaactccCTGCTCATCTGAAAATTTTGTCGTTGCACAGATCAGCTATCTTGGATAGGTCCAAGGATGTCAGAAACACGAGTCTTTCACGAACCAAGTCGAGTATATCTCTGGGTGAAGCTGTACGGGATGCACCCAGAATAGCATCAGCAAACCGAAAAGGTGTTGCATCCAATGAACATATGGTTCCTCTGACAGCTACAGCAGCTGAAAATAAAACTTTGAACTCTGATGGAAGAAAGAAGTATTCAACTCTGGTCCCAACAAATTTGAGGTACTCAGATGGACttaaaaaaaatgataaaagGGGCACAATGCCAGCCAAGGGGGCCATATTTCCTGCCAAGTCAAAGTTTCCAGAGAAGGCCTCACTTGAGAAATCTATTACTGTGGGCAAAGTCACAACAGTTAATCAACCAAGGCATAAGAAGCCAGGCTCATATCCCAGTAAACTTAACATGATTAAACAAGTGCCTGTTCCATCTCAGTCTTCTAGTCATTATCTACTTTCAAAAGATAAAAGTACTACGAAGGGAAAGGTTGCATCTCCAGCAGCAACTATTACTAGAGGGCGTGCAAAACCTGAACAGAGTGCTACCAGATCAAGTGATGCAATTATAAAAGGGAAGCAAGGCGTAAATATGTCTGGGTCATCCTTATCTGTGGAGCCCAAGCTAATTGCTTCTGTTGAAAAACCAAAGGATGATATGCAAATTAGGAGCTATTCTATTGAGTCAACAGTAGCAGAACTGTCTCCAGATGCCACAGAAAACGGAGTCAATTCTCAACCAGCATCAGAAGAAACAAGTAAATCCATTTCGGATAATGATGGTGTAGGAAGCACTGAAAAAAGTGAATCAATAGCAGGCGAAGCCCACCTGGAAAGTGCCATCACTCTTGAGCTGCAACAATCATTAGATGGCCAGGAATTCAATGCTATGCTAGGTGAATCTGATCTAGAACATAAACTAGCAGAACAGAATATCATTCATAGTCAAGCTTCAAAGGATGAAGATAGGCAAGCTGATGATGTAGCTCTTTGCCAATTATCAGAACATATAATAGTTGTCGAAAATGCAGATGTGTATGACTCTGTATTAATTGAAAGTAATTCAAAAATTGAGGATGATCAAGTTGAAGTTAATGCGCCTGTGGAGTCTCTAATATCTGAAGGTAAGGACAAAGTGGCAGTTAGCGAAGATTTCGGAACATCCCCAGAACTACTGGCGATTGATGAAAAACATGCGGAGGAGCCTGATTCTTGTCTTGACTTTGCTTCTGGAAATGCACAAGAGAATGCCAAGGCTGATGAAGTTTTTGATGCTAGGGTGAATAACAATACTTCTCACTGCCAATCAATTTCAGAAACATCATCAGATGGTGAAGTTCTGGAGGAGCCTAAGTCTATGCTAATTGAACCAAGTGATTCTGCTATTGGTGAGTTAGCAAGCGTGAATGATGAAAATACCTTTGAAGGGGATGGACTGAAATCAGAGGTTTTTATTTCACAGTCACCAGAAGAACTATCAAATGATGAATTTTTTGAAGAATATGATTTTGAATCAAGTGAATCAGATGAATCTGGTacagaagatgaagaggcaACAATCAACATAGATAGGGGTGAATCATTAAAATCTGGTGACCCAAGACAAAGAAGAATCTCCACTGTTGAACTGGATGATGCTAGTCTTACACCTTATAAAATGAAGTTTAAGAGGGGCAAAATTGTAGAACTCCCACCAGATAGCAGTGGCCCAAGGAGATTGAAATTTAGAAGAAAGTCTGCAAATGAAGTCTCGAATCGTGAAACCCAACAAACAAGAAGGATTTACAAGAGGAATAGCACAAGTAATGTTGTTCCTACTAACCCAGATATGGAATCTCCCGGTGTGAAACTGCGGCATCAAGATGCACAGGAGAAGAAAGATGCACAAGGATTGTTCAATAATGTAATCGAAGAGACTGCAAGTAAGCTAGTGGAGTCTAGGAAAAGCAAGGTAAAGGCTTTAGTCGGTGCTTTTGAAACAGTCATTTCTCTCCAGGATGGCAAACCCACATCATCCGCACAACAAGCTGGTAGTTCCCAAGATTTATTTCCTAATGATGAGGATAATGCACCTGAGGAAGCTGAATAG